A single genomic interval of Mycolicibacterium holsaticum DSM 44478 = JCM 12374 harbors:
- a CDS encoding FHA domain-containing protein FhaB/FipA: MQGLVLQLTRVGFLLLLWLFIWSVLRILRTDIYAPTGTVMVRRGLPLRRSLLPSRGLRNVARQLVVTEGALAGTRITLGSQPVLIGRADDSTLVLTDDYASTRHARLSPRGSEWYVEDLGSTNGTYLDRAKVTTAVRVPMGTPVRIGKTVIELRP; encoded by the coding sequence ATGCAGGGGTTGGTTCTGCAACTGACGCGCGTCGGTTTCCTGCTTCTGTTATGGCTGTTCATCTGGTCGGTGCTACGGATCCTGCGCACCGACATCTACGCCCCGACCGGCACGGTCATGGTGCGCCGCGGCCTACCGCTGCGGCGGTCCCTGCTGCCCAGCCGCGGCCTTCGTAACGTGGCGCGTCAACTGGTGGTCACCGAGGGCGCCCTGGCGGGCACCCGGATCACTTTGGGCAGCCAACCGGTGCTGATCGGCCGGGCAGACGACTCCACGCTGGTGCTGACCGACGACTACGCCTCGACCCGGCACGCCCGGCTGTCGCCTCGCGGTTCGGAGTGGTACGTCGAAGACCTAGGATCGACCAACGGCACATACCTCGACAGGGCGAAGGTGACGACGGCGGTACGGGTTCCGATGGGCACACCGGTTCGGATCGGCAAGACGGTAATCGAGCTGCGCCCGTGA
- a CDS encoding PP2C family protein-serine/threonine phosphatase, which yields MTLVLRYAARSDRGLVRANNEDSVYAGARLLALADGMGGHAAGEVASQLVIAALAHLDDDEPGGDLLSQLDTAVREGNSAIAAHVEADPELEGMGTTLTAILFAGNRLGLVHIGDSRGYLLRDGELTQITKDDTFVQTLVDEGRITAEEAHSHPQRSLIMRALTGHEVEPTLIMREARAGDRYLLCSDGLSDPVSHDTILEALQIPDVAESADRLIELALRGGGPDNVTVVVADVVDYDYGQTQPILAGAVSGDDDQVAPPNTSAGRASAFNPRRNEAKRVVPQAEEPPPPPRSRRRMFLAAALVVLVVLAGLAVGREIVRSNFYVSDHDGVVSIMRGVPGSFLGYSLQEPYRQGCLTALNQLTLISPGQDPRDCDLFRVADLKPSEQQQVISGLPTGSEDEAIDQISQLARDSLLPVCPPPAPPRPTTTTTAPHSPAPTNSPGLPNVPRTSGERTPAPETPRTVPPPPPSPSPTGTSPAPASPAPAAPGTPPSPAPPSPAPPAPGTPPAPPPPAPPTVTALPPPPPEPGVTCREVA from the coding sequence GTGACACTGGTGCTTCGATACGCCGCGCGCAGCGACCGCGGCCTGGTCCGGGCGAACAACGAAGACTCGGTGTACGCCGGCGCGCGCCTGCTCGCGCTGGCCGACGGCATGGGCGGGCACGCCGCAGGCGAGGTGGCCTCCCAGCTGGTGATCGCCGCGTTGGCCCATCTGGACGACGACGAACCCGGCGGCGACCTGCTCTCCCAACTGGACACCGCCGTCCGTGAAGGCAACTCCGCCATCGCCGCGCACGTCGAGGCCGATCCTGAGCTCGAGGGCATGGGCACGACGCTGACCGCAATCTTGTTCGCGGGCAACCGACTTGGTCTCGTCCACATCGGCGACTCCCGGGGTTACCTACTGCGCGACGGCGAACTCACCCAGATCACCAAGGACGACACCTTCGTTCAGACCCTGGTCGACGAGGGCCGCATCACCGCCGAGGAGGCCCACAGCCATCCGCAGCGCTCGCTGATCATGCGCGCGCTGACCGGCCACGAGGTCGAACCGACCCTCATCATGCGCGAGGCCCGCGCCGGCGACCGCTACCTGCTGTGCTCTGACGGGCTGTCCGATCCGGTCAGCCACGACACCATCCTGGAAGCCCTGCAGATCCCCGACGTCGCCGAAAGCGCCGACCGGCTCATCGAATTGGCGCTCCGCGGCGGCGGACCGGACAACGTCACGGTGGTGGTCGCCGACGTCGTCGACTACGACTACGGGCAGACCCAGCCGATACTCGCCGGTGCGGTGTCCGGCGACGACGACCAGGTCGCGCCGCCCAACACGTCGGCAGGTCGCGCGTCGGCGTTCAACCCACGCCGCAACGAAGCCAAACGTGTTGTGCCGCAGGCCGAAGAGCCGCCCCCTCCGCCACGGTCGCGACGGCGGATGTTCCTCGCCGCAGCGCTGGTGGTGTTGGTGGTGCTCGCCGGCCTGGCTGTCGGCCGCGAAATCGTGCGCAGCAACTTCTACGTCAGCGACCACGACGGCGTCGTGTCGATCATGCGCGGGGTGCCGGGTTCGTTTCTCGGCTATTCCCTGCAGGAACCGTACCGACAGGGCTGTCTGACGGCGCTGAACCAACTGACACTCATCAGCCCAGGACAGGATCCGCGCGACTGCGACCTGTTCCGCGTCGCCGACCTGAAACCCTCCGAACAGCAACAGGTCATATCGGGTCTGCCGACAGGATCAGAGGACGAGGCGATCGACCAGATCAGCCAACTGGCCCGTGATTCCCTTCTGCCGGTGTGCCCGCCCCCCGCTCCGCCGCGGCCCACCACCACCACCACCGCACCGCACTCACCGGCTCCGACGAATTCTCCTGGGCTGCCCAATGTTCCGCGCACATCCGGCGAACGGACCCCCGCTCCGGAGACCCCGCGTACGGTACCGCCTCCCCCGCCGTCACCGTCGCCGACCGGTACGTCGCCCGCACCCGCATCACCCGCACCTGCTGCACCCGGTACACCGCCGTCACCCGCACCGCCGTCACCCGCACCGCCGGCTCCCGGCACACCGCCGGCGCCTCCCCCGCCGGCGCCTCCGACGGTGACGGCGCTGCCTCCTCCGCCGCCGGAGCCGGGCGTTACCTGCCGGGAAGTGGCATGA
- a CDS encoding FtsW/RodA/SpoVE family cell cycle protein: MTTQPQSPVAVVPPLPTRRNAELFLLGFAALITTVALLLVEANQEQSLRWELAQYSVAYLALFAGAHLAVRRFAPYADPLLLPVVALLNGLGLVMIHRLDLSEGQLIQSGLGGTANQQMLWTLVGVLGFSLVVVFLRDHRMLAKYGYVCGATGLILLSIPAVLPSSISEQNGAKIWIELPGFSIQPAEFSKILLLVFFAAVLVNKRSVFTSAGKHFLGMDLPRPRDLAPLLAAWIASVGVMVFEKDLGTSLLLYASFLVLVYIATDRLSWMVIGLALFAAGSVAAYYMFDHVQVRVQNWLDPFSDPEGSGYQMVQSMFSFATGGIFGTGLGNGQPGTVPAASTDFIIAAIGEELGLVGLAAVLLLYTIVVIRGLRTALAVRDSFGKLLAAGLACTLAIQLFIVVGGVTKLIPLTGLTTPWMSYGGSSLVANYVLLAILVRISHSARRPLVSSPQGAPPIAAASTEVIEKV, encoded by the coding sequence ATGACGACGCAGCCGCAATCCCCCGTCGCCGTGGTGCCGCCCCTGCCCACCCGACGCAACGCCGAACTGTTTCTCCTCGGCTTCGCCGCGCTGATCACCACGGTCGCGCTGCTGCTCGTCGAAGCCAACCAGGAACAGAGCCTGCGGTGGGAACTGGCGCAGTACTCGGTCGCCTATCTGGCGTTGTTCGCCGGCGCGCATCTGGCGGTGCGGCGGTTCGCGCCGTACGCCGATCCGCTGCTGCTACCCGTGGTCGCGTTGCTGAATGGGTTGGGGCTGGTGATGATTCACCGACTCGACCTCAGCGAGGGCCAGCTCATCCAGAGCGGTCTGGGTGGGACGGCAAACCAGCAGATGCTGTGGACGCTGGTCGGGGTGCTCGGCTTCTCGCTCGTCGTGGTGTTCCTGCGCGATCACCGCATGCTGGCCAAGTACGGCTACGTCTGCGGCGCCACCGGGCTGATCCTGCTCTCGATCCCGGCTGTGCTGCCCAGCTCGATATCCGAACAGAACGGCGCGAAGATCTGGATTGAGCTGCCCGGCTTCTCGATCCAGCCCGCCGAGTTCTCCAAGATCCTGCTGTTGGTCTTCTTCGCGGCGGTGCTGGTCAACAAACGCAGCGTGTTCACCAGCGCAGGCAAGCACTTCCTCGGCATGGACCTGCCCCGGCCGCGTGACCTCGCACCGCTGCTGGCCGCGTGGATCGCCTCGGTCGGCGTCATGGTCTTCGAAAAGGACCTCGGCACTTCGCTTTTGCTGTACGCGTCGTTTCTGGTGCTGGTGTACATCGCCACCGACCGGCTCAGCTGGATGGTGATCGGGCTGGCCCTGTTCGCCGCGGGAAGCGTTGCGGCGTACTACATGTTCGACCACGTCCAGGTGCGTGTGCAGAACTGGCTCGACCCGTTCTCCGACCCGGAGGGTTCCGGGTACCAGATGGTGCAGTCGATGTTCAGCTTCGCCACCGGCGGGATCTTCGGCACCGGTCTGGGTAACGGCCAGCCCGGCACCGTGCCTGCCGCCTCGACCGACTTCATCATCGCCGCGATCGGCGAAGAGCTCGGGCTGGTCGGGCTGGCCGCGGTGTTGCTGCTCTACACGATCGTCGTCATCAGGGGGCTGCGTACGGCGCTCGCCGTGCGTGACAGCTTCGGCAAGCTGCTGGCCGCCGGGCTGGCCTGCACGCTGGCGATCCAGTTGTTCATCGTGGTCGGCGGTGTCACCAAGCTGATCCCGCTGACCGGTCTGACGACACCGTGGATGTCCTACGGCGGCTCCTCGCTGGTCGCCAACTATGTGCTGCTGGCCATCCTGGTGCGGATCAGCCACTCCGCGCGCCGCCCGCTCGTCAGCAGCCCCCAGGGCGCGCCGCCGATCGCGGCCGCCAGCACCGAGGTGATCGAGAAGGTATGA
- the pbpA gene encoding D,D-transpeptidase PbpA codes for MNTSLRRIAVAVMALVVLLLANATVTQVFTAEGLRSDPRNQRVLLDEYSRQRGQISAGGQLLAYSVSTNGRFRFLRVYPEPLVYAPVTGFYSLRYSSTGLERAEDPVLNGSDQRLFARRLADFFTGRDPRGGNVDTTLKPQVQQAAWDAMDRGCDGGCKGSVVAIEPSTGKILAMVSSPSYDPNLLATHDMDKQAAVWQRLRDDPESPLLNRAISETYPPGSTFKVITTAAALANGANTDTRLTAQPKISLPDSTATLENYGGAACGGGPTVTLREAFARSCNTSFVELGLDTGADALRSTARGFGIGAPAPMIPLQVAESTVGPIADRAALGMSSIGQKDVALTPLQNAMVAATIANKGVPMRPYLVDSLKGPDLSNIATTAPTEERRAVSEQVADTLTDLMVAAEQVTQQKGAIAGVQIASKTGTAEHGTDPRNTPPHAWYIAFAPAQAPKVAVAVVVENGGDRLSATGGALAAPIGRAAIAAALREGS; via the coding sequence ATGAACACCTCGCTGCGCCGCATCGCAGTCGCCGTCATGGCGCTGGTGGTGTTGCTGCTGGCCAACGCCACCGTCACCCAAGTCTTCACCGCCGAGGGGCTGCGCTCGGATCCGCGCAACCAGCGGGTGCTGCTCGACGAGTACTCGCGGCAACGCGGTCAGATATCGGCCGGCGGGCAACTGCTGGCCTACTCGGTGTCGACCAACGGCCGGTTCCGGTTCCTTCGGGTCTACCCCGAGCCGCTGGTGTACGCCCCGGTCACCGGCTTCTACTCGCTGCGGTACTCCAGCACCGGCCTCGAGCGCGCCGAGGATCCCGTCCTCAACGGGTCCGACCAGCGGCTGTTCGCCCGCCGGCTGGCCGACTTCTTCACCGGCCGCGACCCGCGCGGCGGCAACGTCGACACCACCCTCAAACCGCAGGTGCAGCAGGCGGCCTGGGACGCCATGGATCGCGGCTGCGACGGCGGGTGCAAGGGTTCGGTCGTCGCGATCGAACCGTCGACCGGCAAGATCCTCGCGATGGTCTCGTCGCCGTCCTACGACCCCAACCTGCTGGCCACCCACGACATGGACAAACAAGCCGCCGTCTGGCAGCGGCTGCGCGACGACCCGGAGTCCCCGCTGCTGAACCGGGCCATCTCGGAGACCTACCCGCCGGGTTCGACGTTCAAGGTCATCACCACCGCGGCTGCGCTCGCCAACGGCGCGAACACCGACACCCGGCTCACCGCCCAACCCAAGATTTCGCTGCCCGACAGCACCGCCACCCTGGAGAACTACGGCGGCGCGGCGTGCGGCGGCGGCCCGACCGTCACCCTGCGCGAGGCGTTCGCGCGGTCGTGTAACACCTCGTTCGTCGAGCTCGGCCTCGACACCGGTGCCGACGCATTGCGTTCGACCGCACGGGGTTTCGGCATCGGCGCGCCCGCCCCGATGATCCCGCTTCAGGTCGCCGAATCCACGGTCGGCCCGATCGCCGATCGCGCGGCGCTGGGCATGTCGAGCATCGGCCAGAAAGACGTCGCCCTCACTCCCCTGCAGAACGCGATGGTGGCCGCCACGATCGCGAACAAAGGGGTGCCGATGCGGCCGTATCTGGTCGATAGCCTGAAGGGACCCGACCTGTCCAACATCGCCACCACGGCTCCCACCGAAGAGCGGCGGGCGGTGTCTGAGCAGGTCGCCGATACACTAACGGATCTGATGGTCGCCGCCGAGCAGGTGACGCAGCAGAAGGGAGCCATCGCCGGCGTGCAGATCGCATCCAAGACCGGCACAGCGGAGCACGGTACCGATCCGCGCAATACCCCGCCGCATGCCTGGTATATCGCCTTCGCCCCTGCTCAGGCTCCCAAGGTGGCGGTTGCGGTCGTTGTCGAGAACGGCGGGGACCGGCTGTCGGCCACCGGCGGCGCCCTGGCCGCCCCGATCGGGCGGGCGGCGATCGCCGCGGCGCTGCGGGAGGGCTCATGA
- a CDS encoding protein kinase domain-containing protein encodes MSPRVGVTLSGRYRLQRLIATGGMGQVWEGVDSRLGRRVAVKVLKAEYSTDPEFVERFRAEARTVAMLNHPGIAGVYDYGETEMDGEGRTAYLVMELVNGEPLNSVLKRTGRLSLRHALDMLEQTGRALQVAHTAGLVHRDVKPGNILITPTGQVKLTDFGIAKAVDAAPVTQTGMVMGTAQYIAPEQALGHDATAASDVYSLGVVGYESVSGKRPFTGDGALTVAMKHIKETPPPLPADLPPNVRELIEITLVKNPGMRYRSGGAFADAVAAVRSGRRPPRPNQAPSIGRAAPAAVPSAAQARAAADLTGRAPATAARPRPATGSHRTPPPRSTFSSGQRALLWAAGVLGALAIVIAILIVLNAQDRRERENQPPPTVTTTITETTPFSPTAMAPRPNPTGSDGHAGDELRVTRHGVLASAPLAQEPGPRRPTASEQTPQ; translated from the coding sequence ATGAGTCCCCGCGTTGGAGTGACGCTGTCGGGTCGCTACCGGCTGCAACGGCTCATCGCCACCGGCGGCATGGGCCAGGTGTGGGAGGGCGTCGACTCCCGGCTGGGCCGCCGTGTCGCGGTCAAGGTGCTCAAGGCCGAGTACTCCACCGACCCTGAGTTCGTCGAACGCTTCCGCGCCGAGGCGCGCACCGTCGCGATGCTCAACCATCCCGGCATCGCCGGCGTGTACGACTACGGCGAGACCGAGATGGACGGTGAGGGCCGCACCGCCTACCTGGTGATGGAGTTGGTCAACGGTGAACCGCTGAACTCCGTGCTCAAGCGCACCGGGCGGCTGTCGCTGCGGCATGCGCTGGACATGCTCGAACAGACCGGGCGGGCCCTGCAGGTCGCCCACACCGCGGGCCTGGTGCACCGCGACGTCAAACCGGGCAACATCCTGATCACCCCGACCGGGCAGGTCAAGCTCACCGACTTCGGCATCGCCAAGGCCGTCGACGCCGCCCCCGTCACCCAGACCGGGATGGTGATGGGCACCGCGCAGTACATCGCGCCCGAACAGGCGTTGGGTCACGACGCGACGGCGGCCAGCGACGTGTACTCCCTGGGCGTCGTCGGCTACGAGTCGGTTTCGGGCAAGCGGCCGTTCACCGGCGACGGCGCGCTGACGGTGGCGATGAAGCACATCAAGGAGACACCGCCGCCGCTGCCCGCCGACCTGCCGCCCAACGTGCGCGAGCTGATCGAGATCACCTTGGTCAAGAACCCGGGCATGCGGTACCGCTCCGGCGGCGCGTTCGCGGACGCCGTCGCCGCCGTGCGCTCGGGCCGTCGCCCGCCGCGGCCCAACCAGGCACCGTCGATCGGCCGGGCCGCACCTGCGGCCGTGCCGTCTGCCGCCCAGGCCCGCGCCGCGGCGGATCTGACCGGGCGTGCCCCGGCGACCGCGGCCCGGCCCCGCCCGGCGACCGGCAGCCATCGCACTCCCCCGCCGCGCAGCACGTTCTCGTCCGGGCAGCGCGCGCTGCTGTGGGCGGCCGGGGTGCTCGGTGCGCTGGCCATCGTCATCGCCATCCTGATCGTGCTCAACGCCCAGGACCGCCGCGAACGCGAGAACCAGCCGCCGCCGACCGTCACCACCACGATCACCGAGACGACGCCCTTCTCCCCCACTGCGATGGCGCCGCGCCCGAACCCAACCGGAAGCGACGGCCATGCTGGAGATGAATTGCGGGTAACCCGACACGGTGTGCTCGCGTCCGCCCCGTTGGCGCAGGAGCCGGGACCCCGGCGACCGACCGCTTCAGAACAGACACCGCAATGA